A genome region from Actinobacillus arthritidis includes the following:
- a CDS encoding YadA family autotransporter adhesin: MIQQKRHRLLHRRADSSATKADDSAKATSTSASATDSSATKADDSAKAASTSASAADSSATKADDSAKAASTSASAADSSATKADDSAKAADSSATKANNSATRAEQAEQRMKKDFESTNTGETTDKLGEKSTRMGNNSTAKGRKATAAGADASASGDKSTAIGQNANAKARNSVALGADSVADEENTVSVGSQGNERRVTNVARGVKPTDAVNKAQLDEVRGEVGQVKKDLRKTDRKLRAGIAGAVAVANIPQVTKAGGTMVGAGVGNYHGQSAVAVGFSKLSDNNRVIIKGSAGATTQGEFNVGAGIGYQW, from the coding sequence ATGATTCAGCAAAAGCGACATCGACTTCTGCATCGGCGAGCAGATAGCTCAGCAACCAAAGCGGATGATTCAGCAAAAGCGACATCGACTTCTGCATCGGCGACAGATAGCTCAGCAACCAAAGCGGATGATTCAGCGAAAGCGGCTTCAACTTCTGCATCAGCCGCAGATAGCTCAGCGACTAAAGCGGATGATTCTGCGAAAGCGGCTTCAACTTCTGCATCAGCGGCAGATAGCTCTGCAACCAAAGCGGATGATTCAGCGAAAGCGGCTGATAGTTCGGCGACTAAAGCGAATAATTCTGCAACTAGAGCAGAACAAGCTGAACAACGAATGAAGAAAGATTTTGAGTCTACCAATACCGGAGAGACAACGGACAAATTAGGCGAAAAATCAACTCGTATGGGTAATAATTCAACGGCGAAAGGTCGTAAAGCGACTGCCGCTGGTGCAGATGCGTCAGCAAGCGGTGATAAATCAACAGCAATCGGTCAAAATGCAAATGCGAAAGCGAGAAACTCTGTTGCATTAGGTGCAGATTCTGTTGCTGATGAAGAGAATACAGTTTCAGTAGGCTCTCAAGGCAATGAACGCCGTGTAACTAATGTTGCTCGTGGTGTGAAACCGACTGATGCGGTAAATAAAGCTCAATTAGATGAAGTTCGAGGTGAAGTGGGTCAAGTGAAGAAAGATCTTCGTAAGACGGATCGTAAACTTCGTGCTGGTATCGCTGGTGCGGTTGCTGTGGCAAATATCCCACAAGTAACAAAAGCTGGTGGTACGATGGTTGGTGCCGGTGTCGGTAACTACCACGGTCAAAGTGCTGTTGCGGTCGGTTTCTCAAAACTATCTGATAATAATCGTGTAATTATTAAAGGTAGTGCGGGTGCAACAACGCAAGGCGAATTTAACGTTGGTGCGGGTATTGGTTACCAATGGTAA